Proteins co-encoded in one Actinoallomurus bryophytorum genomic window:
- a CDS encoding NAD-dependent epimerase/dehydratase family protein, which produces MRVFITGAGGYVGGVVASRLVTAGHSVTGLARTEESERRVRRSGAGARRGGLEDARLLREAAEGADVVVHAAVDYTDPAFAAQEETALGALLDGGGGKPLIYTSSTLVLSDTGPEPVSEDRDAAAETLQPFKRRGEQRVLEAGGTVVRLGLVYGRNGSMLPTALLSSARTDAVARYVGSGETRWSAVHVDDAADLFARAVEAPASAGTLVHAVEAGAASFREIAEAIGRNAGVPAAAMTREEAAGVFGPLAGQLTRNLWVVPTRAAELYGWHPASKGVLHDLEHGSYRA; this is translated from the coding sequence GCGCGTTTTCATCACCGGTGCCGGCGGTTACGTCGGCGGTGTCGTCGCCTCCCGTCTGGTCACCGCTGGACACTCGGTCACCGGGCTGGCCCGTACGGAGGAGAGCGAGCGCCGGGTTCGCCGGTCGGGAGCCGGGGCCCGGCGGGGCGGACTCGAGGACGCGCGGCTCCTGCGGGAGGCCGCCGAGGGGGCGGACGTGGTGGTGCACGCCGCCGTCGACTACACCGATCCCGCCTTCGCGGCGCAGGAGGAGACGGCTCTCGGCGCGCTGCTCGACGGTGGCGGAGGTAAGCCGCTGATCTACACCAGCAGCACGCTCGTGCTCTCGGACACCGGACCTGAACCGGTCTCGGAGGACCGGGACGCCGCTGCGGAGACGCTCCAGCCGTTCAAGCGCCGCGGCGAGCAACGGGTGCTGGAGGCCGGGGGCACGGTCGTGCGGCTGGGCCTCGTCTACGGGCGGAACGGCTCCATGTTGCCGACGGCGCTGCTGTCCTCCGCCCGGACGGACGCTGTCGCCCGTTACGTCGGCAGCGGTGAGACGCGCTGGTCGGCGGTCCACGTCGACGATGCCGCCGACCTGTTCGCACGTGCCGTGGAGGCGCCCGCGTCCGCCGGGACGCTGGTGCACGCCGTGGAGGCCGGCGCCGCCTCCTTCCGGGAGATCGCCGAGGCGATCGGGCGCAACGCGGGGGTTCCGGCCGCCGCGATGACGCGGGAGGAGGCCGCCGGCGTGTTCGGCCCGCTGGCCGGGCAGCTCACGCGCAATCTCTGGGTGGTGCCCACACGGGCCGCCGAGCTCTACGGCTGGCATCCCGCGAGCAAGGGCGTCCTCCACGATCTGGAGCACGGCTCCTACCGCGCGTGA
- a CDS encoding YciI family protein produces MKYLVGIYGREHAETTGRLEALLEELTESGELIGGETLADPVGTRTVRVRGGVPEIADGPFGGTGDQLAGYVLVDCESIERATEIAARLPGAGSGAVEVRPIMDLSGQEM; encoded by the coding sequence GTGAAGTACCTGGTGGGGATCTACGGCCGGGAACACGCGGAGACGACCGGGCGGCTCGAGGCCCTGCTCGAGGAGCTCACCGAGTCCGGTGAGCTGATCGGCGGGGAGACTCTCGCCGACCCCGTGGGCACCCGGACCGTACGCGTCCGCGGGGGTGTTCCGGAGATCGCGGACGGGCCGTTCGGCGGCACCGGGGACCAGCTGGCCGGATACGTCCTGGTCGACTGCGAGAGCATCGAGCGCGCGACCGAGATCGCGGCGCGCCTCCCCGGCGCCGGCTCCGGCGCGGTGGAGGTACGCCCGATCATGGACCTGTCCGGCCAGGAGATGTGA
- a CDS encoding MFS transporter has product MTTTATPESVLVHPDVPQRQRWPARLWGILAVLSLVLFLDGLDVSMVGVALPSIGDELHLATSSLQWIVSGYVLGYGGLLLLGGRTADLLGRRRVFLIALAVFAVASLLGGLVDSGPLLIATRFIKGVSAAFTAPTGLSIITTTFAEGRMRNKALSIYTVFGASGYSSGLIFGGLMTGIGWRWTFLMPVPVALIALVAGYVLLPRGLPAAKGGHDILGALTSTAAMLLLVYSLVSAPARGWTGPVTLSLFAAVVVLLVAFVYVERRVAHPLIRLGILRKGTLIRANLAMVALFGSYTAFQFIVTLYLQSVLGWAPLKMALALLPTGLLVALSAPFAGTMIDRFGTSRFIVGGLAAMSAGYVLFLRIDTHPVYVVAILPTAILLGVGFALGFPSINVQATAGVGDDEQGLAAGLVQTAGQVGAALVLAITTAIISSGGTPAHTAAGVLDEYRPGLVFTTFVAVGGLAMALVPFVVRRRAVALATEER; this is encoded by the coding sequence GTGACCACGACCGCAACACCTGAGTCCGTCCTTGTCCATCCCGATGTCCCGCAGCGTCAGCGCTGGCCGGCACGGCTGTGGGGCATCCTCGCCGTACTCTCTCTCGTGCTGTTCCTCGACGGACTGGACGTGTCGATGGTCGGCGTCGCGCTACCGTCGATCGGCGACGAGCTCCACCTGGCGACGTCCAGCCTCCAGTGGATCGTCAGCGGCTACGTCCTCGGCTACGGCGGCCTGCTGCTCCTCGGCGGACGCACCGCCGACCTCCTCGGCCGCCGCCGGGTCTTCCTCATCGCCCTGGCGGTGTTCGCCGTCGCGTCCCTGCTCGGCGGCCTCGTCGACTCCGGGCCGCTGCTGATCGCCACCCGTTTCATCAAGGGCGTCAGCGCGGCCTTCACCGCACCGACCGGACTGTCGATCATCACGACGACCTTCGCCGAGGGCCGGATGCGCAACAAGGCACTGTCGATCTACACGGTCTTCGGCGCCAGCGGCTACTCCTCCGGCCTGATCTTCGGCGGCCTGATGACCGGGATCGGCTGGCGGTGGACGTTCCTCATGCCCGTGCCGGTCGCGCTCATCGCGCTCGTGGCCGGATACGTGCTGCTCCCCCGCGGCCTGCCGGCCGCCAAGGGCGGCCACGACATCCTCGGCGCGCTCACCTCGACGGCCGCCATGCTCCTGCTCGTCTACAGCCTCGTCTCGGCTCCCGCACGGGGCTGGACCGGCCCGGTGACGCTCTCGCTGTTCGCCGCGGTGGTCGTCCTGCTGGTCGCGTTCGTGTACGTCGAGCGCCGCGTGGCACATCCGCTGATCCGGCTCGGCATCCTGCGCAAGGGCACGCTCATACGGGCCAACCTCGCGATGGTCGCGCTGTTCGGCTCCTACACCGCGTTCCAGTTCATCGTCACGCTCTACCTGCAGTCCGTGCTGGGATGGGCACCGCTGAAGATGGCCCTCGCGCTGCTGCCGACCGGGCTCCTGGTGGCCCTGAGCGCGCCGTTCGCCGGCACGATGATCGACCGGTTCGGCACCTCCCGGTTCATCGTCGGGGGGCTGGCGGCGATGTCGGCCGGCTACGTGCTGTTCCTGCGGATCGACACCCATCCCGTGTACGTGGTGGCGATCCTGCCGACCGCGATCCTGCTCGGCGTCGGCTTCGCCCTGGGGTTCCCCTCCATCAACGTCCAGGCGACCGCGGGCGTCGGCGACGACGAACAGGGCCTGGCCGCCGGGCTCGTGCAGACCGCCGGTCAGGTCGGCGCGGCGCTCGTGCTGGCCATCACGACCGCGATCATCTCGAGCGGCGGCACGCCCGCCCACACGGCGGCGGGCGTACTCGACGAGTACCGGCCCGGCCTGGTCTTCACGACCTTCGTGGCCGTCGGCGGCCTGGCCATGGCCCTGGTGCCTTTCGTCGTCCGCCGCCGCGCCGTGGCCCTCGCCACCGAGGAGCGGTGA
- a CDS encoding MarR family winged helix-turn-helix transcriptional regulator — protein MTEAGEDAVVRRWRELLASYSNVSCALDRALQDAHGIGMSEFEALDRLVDATCEQRRMHDLAGDMYLSQSALSRTVARLERGGLVARSMCDDDRRAIFVTLTDAGRERHEQARRTQRAVLAEHLAAETV, from the coding sequence ATGACCGAAGCCGGTGAGGACGCCGTCGTGCGGCGCTGGCGCGAGCTGCTCGCCTCCTACAGCAACGTCTCGTGTGCCCTGGACCGCGCACTGCAGGACGCGCACGGCATCGGCATGAGCGAGTTCGAGGCGCTCGACCGCCTCGTCGACGCGACCTGTGAGCAGCGGCGGATGCATGATCTCGCCGGCGACATGTACCTCAGCCAGAGTGCCCTGTCGCGCACGGTGGCCCGGCTCGAGCGGGGCGGCCTCGTCGCGCGCAGCATGTGCGACGACGACCGCCGGGCGATCTTCGTGACGCTCACCGACGCGGGCCGCGAGCGTCACGAGCAGGCGCGCCGCACGCAACGTGCGGTGCTGGCCGAGCATCTCGCGGCGGAGACGGTCTGA
- a CDS encoding uroporphyrinogen-III synthase, which translates to MNDEPLAGFTVGVTAARRREELSALLERKGARVVYAPAIRLVPLADDVELLDATRELLSRPVDDVIITAGVGFRAWLETVEGWGLHERLVKLLGDARILTRGPRARGAVRAAGMAEAWSPASESWEEILRHLLEEDLTGRRIAIQLYGEPTPHLTNTLRRAGAEVVEIPVYRWARTDDPTPLRRLLGQAVAGTVDAITFTSAPAVAAMMAVAAEDNLEAMLLDALRTHVVAACVGPVTAAPLQERGVVPISPERARLSALVRALAVELPARRASRVAVHGHALELRGHAVVLDGQLKPIAPAPMAILRALARRPGHVVSRAELTSVLPSRGLPGGPPSRQRPDEHAVEMAVARLRRGLGRGGLVETVVKRGYRLACDPLFTESLPDRPPLAEPL; encoded by the coding sequence GTGAACGACGAGCCGCTGGCCGGGTTCACGGTCGGGGTCACGGCCGCCCGCCGTCGCGAGGAGCTGTCGGCGCTGCTGGAACGCAAGGGCGCCCGCGTCGTGTACGCCCCGGCGATCCGCCTGGTGCCGCTCGCCGACGACGTCGAGCTGCTCGACGCGACACGCGAGCTGCTGTCCCGGCCCGTCGACGACGTGATCATCACGGCGGGTGTCGGGTTCCGCGCCTGGCTGGAGACGGTCGAGGGCTGGGGTCTGCACGAGCGACTGGTCAAGCTGCTGGGCGATGCCCGGATCCTGACCCGCGGACCGCGGGCCCGGGGAGCCGTGCGTGCCGCGGGGATGGCCGAGGCATGGTCGCCGGCATCGGAGAGCTGGGAGGAGATCCTGCGGCACCTGCTGGAGGAGGACCTCACCGGGCGCCGGATCGCCATCCAGCTGTACGGCGAGCCGACGCCGCACCTGACGAATACCCTGCGGCGCGCCGGCGCCGAGGTGGTGGAGATCCCCGTCTACCGCTGGGCGCGTACCGACGATCCGACGCCGCTGCGCCGCCTCCTCGGGCAGGCGGTGGCCGGCACCGTGGACGCGATCACGTTCACCAGTGCCCCTGCGGTGGCCGCGATGATGGCGGTCGCGGCGGAGGACAACCTGGAAGCGATGCTGCTGGACGCACTGCGCACCCATGTCGTGGCCGCCTGCGTGGGGCCGGTGACCGCCGCGCCGCTGCAGGAGAGGGGAGTGGTGCCGATCAGCCCGGAGCGCGCGCGGCTGAGCGCGCTCGTACGTGCTCTGGCGGTGGAGCTGCCGGCCCGTCGCGCGAGCCGCGTCGCCGTGCACGGCCATGCCCTGGAGCTTCGCGGGCACGCCGTGGTCCTCGACGGGCAGCTGAAGCCGATCGCCCCCGCGCCGATGGCGATCCTGCGGGCGCTCGCCCGCCGTCCCGGGCATGTGGTCTCTCGCGCCGAGCTGACCAGCGTGCTCCCCAGCCGCGGTCTACCCGGCGGCCCGCCGAGCCGGCAGCGGCCGGACGAGCACGCGGTGGAGATGGCGGTGGCGCGGCTGCGCCGTGGCCTGGGCCGGGGCGGTCTCGTGGAGACCGTGGTCAAGCGCGGCTACCGGCTGGCGTGTGATCCACTGTTCACCGAGAGCCTCCCGGACCGGCCGCCGCTGGCCGAGCCCCTCTGA
- a CDS encoding helix-turn-helix transcriptional regulator, whose amino-acid sequence MSQVTSTPATAQHLSDLARLRRVRDRIDREYARPLDVEALARGAHMSAGHLSRRFRLAYGESPYSYLMTRRIERAMALLRRGDLSVTEVCFAVGCSSLGTFSTRFTELVGMPPSTYRDDAARATAGIPSCVAKQVTRPVRNRRAPATNPPPE is encoded by the coding sequence ATTTCGCAGGTGACCAGTACACCCGCCACGGCGCAGCACCTGAGCGACCTCGCGCGGTTGCGCCGCGTCCGCGACCGGATCGACCGGGAGTACGCGCGACCGCTGGACGTCGAGGCGCTCGCCCGTGGCGCGCACATGTCGGCCGGGCACCTCAGCCGCCGGTTCCGGCTCGCCTACGGCGAGTCGCCGTACTCCTATCTGATGACGCGGCGGATCGAGCGTGCGATGGCGCTGCTGCGCCGGGGCGACCTCAGCGTCACCGAGGTCTGTTTCGCGGTCGGCTGCTCGTCACTCGGCACCTTCAGCACCCGCTTCACCGAACTGGTCGGCATGCCGCCCAGCACCTACCGTGACGACGCGGCGCGCGCGACCGCGGGGATCCCGTCCTGCGTCGCGAAACAGGTGACCCGGCCGGTCAGGAACCGGCGGGCACCGGCCACGAACCCGCCGCCGGAGTAG